In the Balaenoptera ricei isolate mBalRic1 chromosome 1, mBalRic1.hap2, whole genome shotgun sequence genome, gtatatttattatgcAATTAGCCACCTCTCTGAACACATTCATAgtttttctatttgttctctTGCCTTCTCCAGGTTTTAAATAACAGAACTGTAAATAATGATTCTTCTGCACACTCCCTTCCAATATTTgattatgtaaaatttttaaaatttaaaggataTGCTTATTACTAGtacttttcattaattttgcaTAGACATAATATATACTATCAGTGAATAAACTTAGCTCTTTTGGTTAGCTCAGTAAAGATTtccctattatttttttcctgggttTTTTGGAGGGGGCACACATAATTCAAAAGTtgcatttatatttgttttttgtttgctctatcttattttttttttctcatcccatttctttacatttttggaGAGGGATAAAATTTATCCATATGACCAATGAAGTTTTCCGTAGTCAGTAATGCTGACCTGTACCTCCTATGAGAatttgtgtttggggtttccttttattttttgcatatttcaGGATGCTCCCTCTTCATTCCTCCCCTTTTTCTCAACTTATTCTTTATggctaataaaaatgaaagaataattatTTAGACACATCTTTGTGTAAGACAGAGTGCTAATAAGTACTTCATAGACATTAGCTCAATTTGTACAAACTCTGAGGTAGATGTTACTACCATGTTAcatgtaaggaaactgagactccaaaccactaggtaacttgcccaggacTCCACAGCTAGTCAGTAGTAGAGTCAGGATTTAAAgccaggtcttttgcctccataACCCATGCTTTTAACCCTACCAGAGGGTTTCACGTGCCCTGGCTCTCCTCCCTGCTCATGAGGGAGCTCAGTTCTTTTCAGATATACACCTGGAGTGAGGTGGTCTCCTAAGTGCCTGTGTCAGTTCCAGTGCCTGCTCAACCAGGGCATGAGCATCTTCTGCTGtcacctacaaattggcacttgccatctacctctacaaggatcaaATTAtgagccactgcagctgctgaccttcaacacccactgagaggagttcagggtggggatcaggaatgaggcactctgtgctctgggaaaaattggcagaacaggtcttcagataattattttcaggagattttatgagcccaattcttgcatctcctcatatttagaaaagcactaaaatccttcatggtgacatctgctcctcgtgactagcagtaatctTCATGAGACTAGCAGCAGCCTTCTgccaaaaatatgtgcttgattgcatgtactcccccttcaccaaaatcacatatatactgacctcacCCCCCCTAcgtctttggagcagtttctcagagctatctggtCTCCCAGGCTATATAGTCTTCATTCTGTCCCAAATAaaaaacttaactcgcaactctcacattgtgctttttcttttttttaagtcaacagctCCACAATTCTTAGTCTGGTTTTGCTACAGTCAGACAAATGTTCTTTGTATGAGTGCTGTatactctccagcatttgctgcaATCTGAGAGTCGGCTACTCTCCATCCATCTACAAGGCCGTCTCTGGGGTGACTGTACATCCGAGAGTGCAAAGTTCCCCTTCCTCCTGAATCTGCAGTTTTACCAAAAATTGAATCCTGTAGTCTCTAAAGGAGATGAGGGATCCTGAGGGCTGGGCATACATCCCTAGCTGGCTCAGATAATTTCTGTGTAATAAGGGGTTTGATTCTCTAGGCAGTGTACCTCTTGTGGCCTGCATTAGAGGCAGTGACTGAGCGGAGGCTTTTTCTTACCTACTCTGCAGCTAATGTGGGTCAATAAATCAAATGATTGACACTGAAGTTAGTATAAATTCCCAACGGATTTTGGTACACCAGTTATTAGTACTGTTGCAGTCTTTGTGGGTATTTTTACATGAAGCTAGCAAAGGATAAAATCCAAGACTGCTAATCTGTGGCCACATTTAACACACAATTAATGAGCATCTGTATCATGCAATCAGTTTGGGATCAGTGTTAGACTCCCTCTTAAAGAACATATGTGGACTGCCCCCATCAACACCGAGTGGTCATTGACACAGGCCAAAGTGGATCTAGATTTCTATGATACATTTCCTAGGCTCTTTCCTTGGGTGGAGGAAGCTCCCACAATATGAGCTATTCCTAAACCCTATGGATTAGCTAAATTGTCTTATGacaattttaaatgacattttttaaaaaaatcactctacCAAAAGAAGTGTTGGAAAGAGAATTAAGGATTGAGCTAAGGTGTTTTCCTGTCTGTGAGACATGGTTGAGGAGGCTGAGAGAGCCAGGTCAAAGTGACCTGATAGGTCTTGCTGTTCTTGAGCTATCTTGTGCAGGGAAAAAGCTTTTACACTGTGAATTGTGGAGGTCCCTTGGAACACATAGGATTTCTTGTCTCAGTAAAGCTGAGCTAAGGACATTATACAATGctacctgattttttttccctttcagaagCATCCAAGTTATTTTGGTACTTCTATGGCCAAAGCTACTTTGGATAGCAGGAGGTAACAAATGCATTGAAATATTAAATGTGTAACTGGAAATCCCAAGCTACACTAGGTGCCCTTCATCTGTGTCCCATGTCACCCCTTTGTGATGGTCAGTTTTGTGTCAACATAATGTCATCATGTCTTATGTGTTTACAAAGAGTCACCTGATGATTTTAAGTAGATTACCCTCAATAACGCAGGTGGGTCTCATTCCATCAGTTGAAAGCATTGaacaaaaactgaggtttcccagAGAAAGAATTCTACCCAATACTGCAATATAAAAACTCTGCTAGTCTACCTCATAGATTTAGACTTGTCGGGCTCCATAATTGTAAGAGAAAATTCCTTAAATTAAATCtctttatacatacacatgttttACTCAGCTCTCATCCCTGCTCAGCTCTAAGCTCAAGGATGTTGACTATGTCTTATACATCTTTGTATCCTCAAATTCCAGCATGGTGCCTTCTGAAACtctaagtattcaataaatactttgaaataatggataaatggataaaccttTGGCATGACAGTTTGCCTTCTTAGGCTCAGGGTGGCTGATCCATTTGATCTTTTAACACATTATATGATCCTAAGCAAATACAATTCTAAGGTCAAAGCAAATAGGAACAGAAATTCAGATGGTTGAAACGCAAAATGCTTGTTGATTCTACAAGTTATTCTCTACTTTGTATCAGGGACAGCACTGATGAATGGGGTAGTAGCCCTTGGTCTATAAGCACCAACAGTGCAGTGAACATAGTTCGCTGAAAATTAGGACAAGAACAGAACTAGAACGACAAGATTTGTACAGGGAACATGTCCAATGCTACATAACCATAAATATGGCAGTTAATGCATAAACTTTGGCTAGTTTTGCCTTTGAAATTAACTGAACTGTATCAATGGATTGTGCAGTGTTAAGTGAGCAGTATGCCTTAGCTTATTCTATACATGAGGAAAATGTGAAAACAGATTAAACTGACTTACAGAATAATTAttcctttatctttttgaatGGCAAGGAATCttccattttgaaatgtatataaacTGCTAATCTCTAGATTCAtgacattgctttttttttttttttaaactttgggtttatttatttatttatttatttatggctgtgttgggtcttcatttctgtgcgagggctttctttagttgcggcaagtgggggccactcttcatcgcggtgcgcgggcctctcactatcgtggcctctcttgttgcggagcacaggctccagacgcacaggctcagtaattgtggcccacgggcctactagctccgcggcatgtgggatcttcccagaccagggctcgaatctgtgtcccctgcattggcaggcagattctcaaccactgcgtcaccagggaagccccatgacactgcttttttaacaattttttcaaACGTGTTATTTTTCACTCTACAAGACTCTAACctgtaaaagaaataataaataaacttggAAAATGCTAACAGTAAAAACACTTCAGCCATGGCACGTAGAGCCAGAAGCCAATGACAGCCCTCAATTATAGAAGTTAGCAGTGCTTTCTGTTCACTATGAAAGCAGGATTCCACATTCAAACAAGAAATTGTCATTCAACAGAACAAATCAGGTCAAGAGAATCAACCATATAATATAATAACAGATAGGAGGCTGTGTTCacatgaagaaaaacaagaacGAAAataacaatcaaacctcatttcCTGGGACATAATACTGATGGCAAGATTTCTAGGTAATCATTCCTTAATTTAGTTTAGATAAAAACTTCCAACACAGAACACTGTTAGGAAGTAACACTGATGTAAAAGTGATGTAAGGTGATGTAAGGCAAGTAATATATGTAAGACAAACtagaaaaacagtttttaatttcCTCTAGAATTTACTGTAGTTACCATGTCATAATAACAAAAGCAGATCATTCTTAATgtgtaaattcatttattaatttgaataaaaatatatgatccCCACCACAAAAACAGGTAACTCTAAATCTACTTTGAAGTTGAATCAATCAGTAAGCATCTATTTGGAAACTATGTACCTGGTATCATATTATACCAAAGATAAGGCTCCTGTCCTCACAGAATATATGGATCATTAGTAATCAATCATTAACCCAGTGAATGTCATAATATATTGGGGAATATATTGGAAAACTAACAAATTTCTCTGGACATCATTTATCTTGTCCTTCTGAGAGACTTGTAGATCTAGATGAGATTAGTTTGGAAAAGGTGTCTTGTTTAGTCCAGAAAATCTTCACAGTCCAATATAGTTCTGGGCTAATCAGAGACTAAAGAACCTTTATAAGGttcttcttttgttgttttttttttaagatttttggatgtggaccatttttaaagtttttattgaatttgttacaatattgtttctgttttatgttttggtatttttggccccaaggcatgtgggatcctagcttcCCAACCAGGGAACAAACCTACACCACCGGCACCGGTtggcgaagtctcaaccactggaccaccagggacgccccTATGTTTCTTATAAAGAAGTAGGCTTGGAAATCAAGCAGTCTTACTTTGAATTAGCATGTTTTAGTCAAAGGTATGGAATCAATGATCAAGTATCAGTTAGGAATTTCTGTAATGCCCTCCAATGCCAAGTGACCACTAATATTCTATTTCCTACTATGATGAATCCTTGATGAGAGGCAGAAGGCATAAAGAATATTGCCAGCTAGAAAATAAATTGCACTCCAATGTCTATGATCGCTaaagataaatctttttttttaatataagaaactCACTGAATCAAATGAATGCTAATTAAAGCAAATGTACTGTACGTAAAACTGAGGTAAGAAACCTTTAATTACGCAGGAAATCTGTGGAAGGATTAATCATTTTAAGAGAAGAATCATTTTTCCAGTAGCCCCACTGCTATGAATGATATCTTCATGAGCCTGGGCCACCTTCTCCAATGGATACTGGGGACCTATTACTGGTCTCAACCAACCAATTTCCATTCCAGCTTGAAGGGCTGCTGCAAACTGCTGAAATTCCtcctgaggaaaagaaaaagatttttcagTAGAGGAACACATGACTTAATTTTCAGAAGCATTAAAATTTTTCAGAATCTAAGAGAACATTAAGAATTTCTCACAAATATGTGGCTTTTGTCAACTTGTCCAGAACTACAAAATAAGTAGTTCTCTATAGGTTAACCATTAGTGCAATTTGTCTGTGGCGGTCTCAGTTTACAAAATACCTATCGTCCGGAAGTAATTAGTAATTGCGAATAgtatctcctttctctttcataagTGCCTTGGCTTGGAAAGTAAAATTATATTGTCACCCTAGTTATCTTCTAGGGATTAATCCTTAACCCACTTAGTCAGATAACTAACTTTAACATCTACTTAAATTTTCAGTCTGCCTGACTAGACAAATTATATCAATGTTTAAGGTACCAAAATCAGAGTCACTTCTTTTCCTACCTTGGTGGATGAATAGAGAGCAACTCCTATTATGCTAGATTCCTTTGCCATGGTGTCCCGAGGGTTTATTTCAATAGGACCCCTGCTGCCAACAACCTAGTATGAAAAACAACATGTCTATAGTTAAAGATGACTGCAAAATAGAGTTAAATTATGATAAAACTacaaagtggtaaaaaaaaatgaaatacttactaTTACTCGTCCTCCATGTGACAAAAGATTCAAATCGTTGCTAAGATTTACATTCGCTAGCATTTCAATGATCACATCAACTCCTTTTTCaccaacagatttctatataataTAAAAGAATGCAGAGTAGATTAGGAAAAATAACTGTTATCATAGTCCCATATATTACAGAACTGTGTTTCAAATGACATAAGATGCTATATTTTAAAGACTAataatgcaaattttaagataatGTAATTATATAGTGATGCTGTAATTCCAAGGTACTAGCCACAACATCTAAAATGATAAAGGTCTGTATTAAATAAATtgctataatgaaataaaatttgtccAAAATTTTCAGGCGCTTAGACTCAACTTGACTATAAAGTACTTTTTCCTTAGCTGAAAATGTTCTATCTTCAAAATGTACTTCAATAGAGAAAGAAGGAACAAATCAAAAATCCAAAACTGGACATTGGgtttcccatttttattaaaaaaacagaaaacaaaagaaaaaatcactGGCTGTTTGCTGTTGcaggattttgtgtgtgtgtgcattcagTTTTGTTCTAAGTGGTCTACAATCAGCTTGGcagactatttcttttcctttgggctCTCAGATGTTGGTTCCCAACATCTAAAACTGGCTCTTAAATAAGTTATACAAATGTAccgtatattcatttattttaacaaaaaaatgaatacctgtgtcaggcactgtgagaGGTACTAGAAATGCCAAGATGGACATAAGGAGCTCAAAACAAAGTGAGGAAGATGGAAAACACTACAATCTTCACTGTGATGTGATGGGCTAAGTACTATATTAGCAGAAATAAACCACAGGTTACGGAGGGAATAAAAGTTATAACTCTGATCATCTGTAAAGGTCAGAGAAAATTCCACAGAGATGATGACCTGGGCCCTgagggatgagtaggagttcCTTAAGTGAAACAGAAGGAAGAGGGGGCAAGAGGAAGTTAGACATGAGGCAGTCGGTCTggacaaaagaaacagaaaagcaaagatgtAGGGACTAAGAGTGCAAGTTGGAACTGGAAAGCGGCCCAGCAGAGCTGGAGTACGTATTTGGGAAAGAGATGGGGGTGCGGGAAGAGGTGGGAGACAAGAAATTGCAAATTGGTTCAGACTGTGAAAACACACCAAATGCACGTTAAAAGATTTGGACTTTTGGGGGGCGGGTGTTCATGAATTAATTCTTGTGCAGACACTGTTTTAGGCACTGGAGGTGCAgcagggaagaagaaagacaaacattCCTGTTCTCATGGGGCTCTCATTTCAGCTATTTCtgaagacttttttctttttttcttcctttttttaaacagagaaccAAATAATGCTGGAGACACTAGAGAAGACAGAGGGGAGATTAGCTCAGCTGGGAATAATAGTCAAGGCTGAAGAAGATGAGGGCTAAACTAAGTCACAACGATGaatggaaaagagaaacagagacataTATGAAAGGCATGTCAGAGATGACACTGATAGAGGAGGTGACCAATTTGATGGGTAGGAGGGAGAATGGTGATTAAACAACAGGGACAGGAAATGAAATGTGGGTTTCTGTCCTGAGGGACCAGATGAGTGTCAGTATCTAGTAGGCTGATGGCGTGAAGCAATGAAACAGGCCAGAGGTAGTGCTGGAAACCAGCAGTATAAGGGTGTGTGTGAGATGAATCAGGATGCAGGTGCAGCACCAGAGAAGATTAGAGAGCAAGGGGAAAGACCTAAGGAATACCAACATTTAAGTAAAATGAAGAGAAGGGAGACTGAAAATGAAGTCAGAGAAGTAAGAAGAGAGCCAGCTTCTAGCAGGTGTGGTCAGGGTCAAACAGGATGAGGACTGAGCCAAGAGCAGCTGCCTGGTAACTAGGGGCTTACCAGCAGCCCTGACAAGCCGTGTAAGTAGCTGGGGTGGAAGCATAACTGCAGTGGGGGGTAAGGAAGTAAGAGCAGTAAGTACCCCTGACTTTTTCAAGAAATGTGGTGgtaaaggagggggagggggagataaaAGGTTAAGAGAATGTTTTTGGAGAATGAGAGAGACTTAAGCAGAAGGAACCAGTAGAAGAGACGGAATTAgactgcaaaacaaaaacatattctTAAAATAACTGACAATTTTTCATCTCTGATACTGGTATCATGAGTGCATACTCAATCAATTTTAGGTTCCCTCAACATATAACAAAGGAGTGCCTTTACTCAGTTTTTTGGCAAGATGATTCAGTGGTAATAAACTCTCGCTCATATTTTTCCTCAGTTTGTAATGACCTTGTTTACACAGTAATCAGTACCTGGAATATACCAATTCTTTCTCAACATGAGCAAGTAGTTTGGGGATTAGCAAAGTAATAGGTGTTTAGTAAACTGCTACTATAGCACAAATGGAGAACTTCAGAATCTGTTTGAATTCTGCTGCAGCAATGGAATGGATGCAATAATAACTAAATTCTATCTCGCGCTTTGGATGAGGTAGTGCTTACTCCTCCAAAGTAtccagtaaacaaataaaatttattcccTAGGCTAAACAGATCCAGTTTTTAATCTGTGGATAACTTCTCTTCTATGGAAAATTTACACcaatagaaattatattaaagCTACCTTTTAGTggccagaggtggggtgggggtgggggacgggTGACAGGGGTAAAGGTGGGatcagaggtacaaacttccagttgtaaaatacATAAGTCATGGCGATGTAATGCATAGCATGGTGCCtacagttaataacactgtattatatatttgaaagttgctaagagaatagatcttaaaagttctcatcacaagaaaaaaaaattgtataactatgtatggggacagatgttaactagacttgttgTGGTGATCGTGTCACAATATTCACaatacatattaaacaaacaaacaaaaaaactgcctCACAGCTGCAAATACAAAGCTGTGGTGGCTTTACTTAAAATGTGATTTGCATTAAAGAGTACCAGTTTTTATAGCTATAAGCCTCTAGAGAGGCTATATTTTActtagtaaaaataaacaagagagaAATGATAGTGAAGGTTTGAAAACTAGACATCTCTgttaaattaaatctttaaaacacACATAAGCAAAACAACTTTAAGAGAGTAGTTGATAAAAGAACttacaaaaaaaatgttaagtctcccatgaaacaaaattttacttttataaaataatagaacaattttaccttaattttatCAATGTAATTAGCTTCTTTGTGATTAAACACTTCGTGGGCTCCATTTTGCAAAACAATCTTTTGTCCTTCCTCAGTACCAGCTGTGCCCAAAACCTTTAAGCCATAAGCTCTAGCAATTTGGCATGCTGCTATTCCaacctgaaaaacaaaatatggcCCAACATTTTAGATTCTTTGCATCcctgcaaacatttattaaatacatataatgaACTTCAGGTTTTTCTAGGTTCTAGCTATTGTTAAGAAGTTTAAGAGCctaaacaaagaaataagaacAACAACAGCTAACTATTACTGAGCATTTATAATATGCCAGGTATTACACTCAATACTTTCTATGTATtgcttcatttcatcctcacaagaaGCCTGTGAAGTAGATATTGTTATTGTCCCTGGTACAcggatgagaaaattgaagcttaTATATATGGAAACAGGAGCTGGACCAAATCAGATTGCAGAGCTTGAGTTTGTAACCACTGCACAAAATGTTCATTTAGCATCTGCTTTGTGCAAAAGATACAGGGTTTAAAGGTGATGAAAATGTGCTCACTGACTTCATACTTTAattgtacatataaaatattacataacaAAGGTAAGGCCTCTACCACTTAAGTGGAGGAGACAGGTACATACATGAGCaagttaatttattcattaatatgATGAACGTTTATTATTTACTATGTGCAAGACATGATTCTTCATGCAAGAAACTTATGTTCTAAGGTAGGGGGAAGATAATAAAcacatgaacaaataaatgaataaagtaaattcagaaaatgaaaagtacttgaaaaaaataaaatagcctatTGGGTTATAAAGAGATAGGGAAAGGGGCCAGTTAGGTCATCAGGAAAGGCTGCTCTGAAGAGGtgagacctgaatgaagtgaaGGACAAGCACGTGACGGTCTGGGAAGCCTGCTGGAGATGTTGTAGGCAGAATGGTCATGGCTGAACCAGGAATGAGCTTGGGACCTTCAAAGGTCAGAAAGAGGGtcaatgtgggacttccctggtggcgcagtggttgggaatccgcctgccagcgcaggggacacaggtttgatccctcgccggggaagatcccacatgctgcggagcaactaagtccgtgcgccacaactactgagcctgcgctctggagcccactggccacaactactgagcccgcgtgccacaactactgaggcctgcatgcctggagcccgtgctctgcaacgggagaggccgatgtggtgagaggcccgcgtgccgcaatgaggagtggcccccgatCGCTGCAACTAGGGTAAGCCCACGTGCAGcggcaaagacccaatgcagccaaaaataataaataaataaataaataagtttattaaaaataaaaaaaatgaaagagggtcAATGTGGCTTGAGGGCGGGACATGTGGGACAGCAGAAGATGAGGCCAGAGGGGCACAGAGAGGCCAAGGCACACAGGGCCTTGGAGGTAAAGGCTTTGGATTACATTTAAGAGCCATGCAGAACTACTGGAGAGTTTAAGCAGGAGAGGGATATGATCCAAATTaggcttttaaaagaaattccaaTTACATGAGAGGCAAAAAGAAGGTAGGGGGAAATGGGAGTAGGAAGGCCAGGCCTTCCTCATAGATTGAAGGTGGAAggtgaggaaaagagaagaattaaGGATGTCTCCCAGGTCTTTGGCCAGATTAACTGGGTAGATTGACTGGGATAAGGAAGGTTAGAGAGGATCAACTTTGTGAGAGCATCAAGAATTCACTTTGAACATGCTGAGCTGTATATTGCTCACCTAACTGAAGATGTAAAGTCATCAGCTGAATATGGGTATGGGctagaaagaattcagaattggAAACGTAAATTTGAGATTCATCAGTTtacagatggtatttaaagccacgGGACTTGATGAAATCACTAGAGCACTAGATAAATGTGCTTagtataaaggagaaataaaattattttaggaatATAGATAAAAGCAATTATGTAAATTGCAATACTAGGAAATACGTTTGACCACATGCCAAATGAATGGCACAGATAAGCGTCACATACATTTAGAGCAAGCTCTCTCAAACTTGGCACTATTGGGCCGGGTAATTCTTTGCagtggggactgtcctgtgcagtgaaggatgtttagcagcatgccTAGTTTCTATCCTCTGGATGCCAGACTCCTTCACCCAGTTGTagcaaccaaaaatgtccccagacactgccaaatgtccccaAGGGGGAGAAGAGATGATATAAGATCACCCCTTATTGATAACCACTGATTTAAAGGAAGGTAAAATGATTATAGATTGGGCATGATAGAAAAGAATTAAGGTGAAAAATGATGATAGAAATTAGTTAAAATTGTAACAGAATCACAGACTCCCAGGCCTGAAACAGACCTTAAAGACTGTACGGCATTTGGGAGTGATGAGCCTGAGCCCACTTGGGTTACGGTGAGGATCTGTCTGATTAACCAAAACAAACACTGGGAACTCACTGCCCACTGAGGGCAACAGACATTCAATTCCATGAAATAACAATACACTATGTGGTTAGCATGACTGATTTTTGCTActttaattttcaattaaaaaaacagggGGCTTCTAATAAAACCACATTTGAACCTAAGAGTTAATGTAAATATACCTCCTTATGCTCTAACTACTTCAAAGGGGCACTCAGTAGCTATTTTAAAGGCGCTGTTTATTCTGTTCTTGTCAACAATTATACTAACAATATTCCTTCAATAGATTATATAAGATTATATACCATTATGTGTcaactattttttcttctatttattttgctGACACTAAAATAGGGCACTCCCCACCAACATATCTGGATAATAGCTGTGTTCATACAttctacaccattttacatacaCAGCATAATCCCAAAGGAATTTGATTTAAATGAGGACAGAAAGTACAAACAGAAGCAAGACAAAGCCCAGCACTGGCTCCCTCTGAGAGGGCAGGCAGGATCAGAAGCGCTTCACACACCAGGTCGCCAGCCTATCCCCGCCAGCCAAGGATTTCACAAACTCAGCCAGCACAGAGAACAGTGCGgactctgtcttttaaaaaaaatcatggtgaAGCAACCTGGCTTTTTACAAGAGAGTAAAGGGAATAAAAAGAGATTTTCTTTAAactcttctctccccttcctaCTGAAATCTCTCCCTTTGATACAGAGCACAAGGGTAGCTCTCTGAAAGCCAAAGCAATTTAAATACATGAATGTTTGACAGATCCTTTAGTTATTTAGGGTTAAAGTTAATTTAACCCCAAAACAGCCTCTTCGCTGAAGCTAAACAAGGGGCGTTTTTTGCCAAGGTATATCTGTCATATTTTCTCAAGCCCCAGAAAGACAATCCTGGTGTTTTTTGGTAAATAGTCTGATCTGTGAAATCCTTCAGAATTAATCTATTGAAGGGACACAGGAAGCTGGGTGTGAAACCTGGTGATACATTCACGTTAAGTAACAGATATGCAGAGGTCTGAATTCTCTGTTTGTATTATCTGGCCACTTTTAGAGGTAAATTCACATTTTCAGGATGCCTCTCATTATTCTGGGAACAATGTGCCAGTAATCGGTTACTTCTTTCCATCTACTCTCTGGAATACACAGTGCCCCGAAAGGGTTAACCAGCTTCCTCAAGGTGAGCCATCCAGCCCCAGgccctgtattttaaaaatacgaaATCTTGTCTCCAAAATTTCTAAAGCCTTTATGTGCCTGATAGAGGTCATGTGGATTTCTTGTTAAATTCCAACCTCAGAGCTCTAACTTTTCCTCTAAGCTCTTCGGAGGCAGATTGACAGCCAGTATCTTGAAGAGGTTTCTGACAGCCTTGCGTTGAATCATTTCACTGCAGGG is a window encoding:
- the CRYZ gene encoding quinone oxidoreductase isoform X2, whose amino-acid sequence is MSFLFGARVKAGESVLVHGASGGVGIAACQIARAYGLKVLGTAGTEEGQKIVLQNGAHEVFNHKEANYIDKIKKSVGEKGVDVIIEMLANVNLSNDLNLLSHGGRVIVVGSRGPIEINPRDTMAKESSIIGVALYSSTKEEFQQFAAALQAGMEIGWLRPVIGPQYPLEKVAQAHEDIIHSSGATGKMILLLK
- the CRYZ gene encoding quinone oxidoreductase isoform X1 → MATGQKLMRAIRVFEFGGPEVLKLQSNVAIPIPKDHQVLIKVQACGVNPVDTYIRSGTYSRKPLLPYTPGLDVAGIIEAVGESVSAFKKGDRVFTTSTISGGYAEYTLAADHTVYTLPEKLDFKQGAAIGIPYFTAYRALLHSARVKAGESVLVHGASGGVGIAACQIARAYGLKVLGTAGTEEGQKIVLQNGAHEVFNHKEANYIDKIKKSVGEKGVDVIIEMLANVNLSNDLNLLSHGGRVIVVGSRGPIEINPRDTMAKESSIIGVALYSSTKEEFQQFAAALQAGMEIGWLRPVIGPQYPLEKVAQAHEDIIHSSGATGKMILLLK